Proteins from one Camelina sativa cultivar DH55 chromosome 8, Cs, whole genome shotgun sequence genomic window:
- the LOC104707802 gene encoding protein FANTASTIC FOUR 1, with protein MSAIFGQAYQHLPKKQVSQKADSGGWSFLQYLSETKGIFQNREDDTKKTAYVHPIEKRSVAKLSLEMCTESLGTENGSDSGDEISLLALEGTNTSIMSPHTTKPQKETNLIETRENSFPPPLNSVNGFNNRRMVRSYKEDGRLVVQAIRVCPPPRCFVSERREGRLRLCLSENSALSHDGGEDQFEENESEIEAHEEDEDEDEEKGQEDDTEDEEEEQEEEEEEGIMGNNENFEDKTGKKKFSRRPKRRCHENGGEPTTMLNWKANQFWVTT; from the coding sequence ATGTCCGCAATATTTGGCCAAGCTTACCAACATCTTCCCAAGAAGCAAGTAAGCCAAAAAGCTGACTCTGGTGGATGGAGTTTCCTACAATATCTCTCTGAAACCAAAGGCATTTTCCAAAACAGAGAAGACGACACAAAGAAAACAGCTTACGTCCACCCAATCGAGAAGCGTTCTGTAGCTAAACTGAGCCTTGAGATGTGCACAGAGAGCCTCGGGACCGAGAATGGGAGTGATAGTGGAGACGAGATCTCGTTACTTGCACTTGAAGGAACCAATACTTCAATAATGAGTCCTCATACTACGAAGCCTCAGAAAGAAACCAACCTTATAGAGACCCGTGAAAACAGTTTTCCCCCGCCGCTAAACTCCGTCAACGGATTCAACAATAGGCGTATGGTAAGGTCATATAAAGAAGACGGTCGTCTTGTTGTTCAAGCGATTAGGGTTTGTCCACCACCTCGTTGCTTTGTATCTGAACGTCGTGAAGGAAGACTACGTCTCTGTTTGTCAGAGAATTCAGCACTTAGCCATGATGGAGGTGAAGATCAGTTTGAAGAAAATGAATCTGAAATCGAAGctcatgaagaagatgaagatgaagatgaagagaaaggaCAAGAAGACGAtacagaggatgaagaagaagagcaagaggaagaggaagaggagggcATTATGGGGAATAATGAGAACTTTGAGGATAAAACTGGAAAGAAAAAGTTTAGTAGAAGGCCAAAAAGGAGATGCCATGAGAATGGAGGTGAGCCAACAACGATGCTTAACTGGAAGGCGAACCAATTTTGGGTGACCACTTAA
- the LOC104707803 gene encoding FK506-binding protein 5-like — MAASVETQSPNHTNQEGTSLIMVSATCFGSSPTVSPSSDKRLWSNLRNRIDVLLEEKSKDHKPIADTITTGESERSKRFKNDSMLLLKGFDSVSHTLSLLSSNLDNALQGVRELAKPPTLSEILHSNLKADQIQRQQKEEEEEEEESKGTKRKHESDVEEKDDSSNEEEKRPKDRKIMKRAKNIAISMAAKANSLARELKSIKSDLSFIQERCGLLEEENKRLRDGFVKGVRPEEDDLVRLQLEVLLTEKARLASENANLVRENQCLNQMVEYHQITSQDLSPSYEQVVQGLCLDFSSPGPQFDDDEEEEEDEPRSHHVSKALNETFEKTEEEEEQRH, encoded by the exons ATGGCTGCTTCTGTTGAAACTCAATCACCTAATCATACTAACCAG gaaGGAACAAGCTTGATCATGGTTTCTGCAACTTGTTTTGGTTCTTCTCCAACGGTTAGTCCATCTTCAGACAAGCGTTTATGGAGCAATCTTCGTAACAGGATTGATGTTCTCCTCGAAGAAAAGAGCAAAGATCACAAACCCATTGCCGATACTATTACTACTGGAGAATCAGAGAGATCAAAAAGGTTTAAGAATGATTCGATGCTTTTGCTTAAAGGGTTTGATTCGGTTTCGCATACTCTTTCTCTGCTTTCTAGTAACCTCGACAATGCCCTTCag GGAGTTAGAGAATTAGCGAAACCACCTACGTTATCTGAGATACTCCACTCGAATCTTAAAGCTGATCAGATACAAcgacaacaaaaagaagaagaagaagaagaagaagagagtaaagGGACGAAGAGGAAACACGAATCTGACgttgaagaaaaagatgattcttcgaatgaagaagagaagagaccaAAAGATAGGAAAATCATGAAGAGGGCTAAGAAC ATTGCGATATCCATGGCAGCGAAAGCTAATTCACTTGCAAGAGAGCTTAAATCCATTAAATCTGACCTCAGTTTTATCCAAGAACGTTGTGGTTTgcttgaagaagagaacaagagaCTCAGAGATGGGTTTGTGAAGGGTGTCAGacctgaagaagatgatttg GTGAGGCTACAATTGGAGGTGTTGCTTACGGAGAAAGCTAGATTAGCGAGTGAAAACGCGAATCTGGTTAGAGAAAATCAGTGTCTTAACCAGATGGTTGAGTACCATCAGATCACATCTCAAGATCTATCTCCTTCATATGAACAAGTCGTTCAAGGTTTATGCTTAGATTTCTCATCCCCTGGTCCTCAGttcgatgatgatgaagaagaagaagaggatgaaccAAGATCTCATCATGTCTCGAAAGCTCTCAACGAAACCTTtgagaaaacagaagaagaagaagaacaacgaCATTGA
- the LOC104707801 gene encoding pentatricopeptide repeat-containing protein At4g02820, mitochondrial gives MNQNMLVRSARPTLASICRLFSAAATSVDTTADAAVVKTRSGGARGGAATNKKETVVGGRDTLGGRLLGLTYTKRSAVVTIRKWREEGHSVRKYELNRIVRELRKIKRYKHALEICEWMVLQEDIKLQAGDYAVHLDLISKIRGLNSAEKFFEDMPDQMRGHAACTSLLHSYVQNKLSDKAEALFEKMGECGFLKSCLPYNHMLSMYISKGQLEKVPVLIKELKIKASPDIVTYNLWLTAFASGSDVEGAEKVYLKAKEAKLNPDWVTYSVLTNLYAKTDNLEKAKLALKEMEKLVSKKNRVAYASLISLHANLGDKDGVDLTWKKVKSSFKKMNDAEYLSMISAVVKLGEFVQAKALYDEWEAVSGTRDARIPNLILADYMNRDEVLLGEKFYERIVEKGINPSYSTWEILTWAYLKRKDMEKVVDCFGKSIDAVKKWTVNVRLVKGVCKELEEQGNVKEAEKLMTILRKAGHVNTQLYNSLLRTYAKAGEMALIVEERMAKDNVELDEETKELIKLTSQMRVTDISSTIS, from the exons ATGAATCAAAACATGTTGGTCCGCTCTGCTCGGCCAACCCTAGCCTCCATTTGCCGCCTTTTCTCCGCCGCCGCGACGTCGGTGGACACGACGGCTGATGCAGCCGTGGTAAAGACTCGCAGCGGAGGAGCAAGAGGAGGAGCAGCgaccaataaaaaagaaaccgTAGTTGGAGGAAGAGACACTCTAGGAGGGAGACTGTTAGGCCTCACGTATACGAAACGCAGTGCCGTTGTTACCATCCGGAAATGGAGAGAAGAAGGCCACTCCGTTCGCAAATACGAACTTAATCGAATCGTTAGAGAGCTTCGTAAGATCAAACGCTATAAACACGCTCTTGAG ATATGTGAATGGATGGTTCTACAAGAAGATATAAAGCTGCAGGCTGGTGATTATGCTGTACATCTTGATTTGATTTCCAAAATCCGTGGTTTGAACAGTGCTGAGAAGTTTTTCGAAGATATGCCAGATCAAATGCGAGGCCATGCTGCTTGCACTTCTCTTCTCCATAGTTATGTGCAGAACAAGTTGTCTGATAAAGCAGAGGCATTGTTTGAGAAAATGGGTGAATGTGGTTTCTTGAAGTCTTGTCTGCCTTACAATCATATGCTATCCATGTATATATCCAAAGGGCAGCTTGAGAAAGTCCCTGTGCTGATTAAGGAGTTGAAGATCAAAGCGTCTCCTGATATTGTTACTTATAATCTGTGGCTGACTGCGTTTGCCTCTGGAAGTGATGTCGAAGGTGCGGAGAAAGTTTACCTTAAGGCGAAGGAAGCAAAGCTGAATCCAGACTGGGTGACTTATAGCGTGTTAACGAATTTGTATGCTAAGACTGATAATCTCGAAAAGGCGAAACTTGCtttgaaggagatggagaagttaGTTTCTAAGAAGAACCGGGTTGCTTATGCTTCTCTCATAAGCCTGCACGCGAACTTGGGAGACAAAGATGGAGTTGACTTAACTTGGAAGAAGGTTAAGTCCTCTTTCAAGAAAATGAATGATGCTGAATACCTCAGCATGATATCTGCGGTGGTGAAACTTGGTGAATTCGTGCAAGCCAAAGCTTTGTACGATGAATGGGAAGCTGTCTCTGGAACAAGAGATGCTAGAATCCCAAATCTAATCCTTGCTGACTACATGAACAGAGACGAGGTTCTTCTGGGAGAGAAGTTTTACGAACGCATTGTGGAAAAAGGGATAAACCCGAGCTATTCTACATGGGAGATTCTCACATGGGCTTATCTGAAACGTAAAGATATGGAGAAAGTAGTAGATTGTTTCGGTAAATCCATTGATGCTGTGAAGAAATGGACTGTGAATGTAAGATTGGTTAAAGGAGTGTGCAAGGAACTCGAGGAACAAGGGAATGTTAAAGAAGCAGAGAAGCTAATGACTATACTCCGAAAGGCTGGTCATGTGAACACTCAGCTCTACAATTCTCTATTACGTACTTACGCTAAAGCAGGCGAAATGGCACTCATAGTTGAAGAGCGTATGGCAAAGGATAATGTAGAGTTAGATGAAGAGACTAAGGAGCTCATAAAACTAACCAGTCAAATGCGTGTGACTGACATCTCGTCCACCATTTCGTAG
- the LOC104707804 gene encoding DAR GTPase 3, chloroplastic isoform X2: MFAQLAPSPSPSPANLSHFVQGRSFRKCTYAVSASLPTANSSRPPPIQIVGGKDSNLDVTRKDDSSGFKLEANEDEIDWMNLESDIRLWTRALRPVQWYPGHIMKTEKELREQLKLMDVVIEVRDARIPLSTTHPKMDAWLGNRKRILVLNREDMISNDDRNDWARYFARQGIKVIFTNGKLGMGAMKLGRLAKSLAGDVNGKRREKGLLPRSVRAGIIGYPNVGKSSLINRLLKRKICAAAPRPGVTREMKWVKLGKDLDLLDSPGMLPMRIDDQAAAIKLAICDDIGEKAYDFTDVAGILVQMLARIPEVGAKALYNRYKIQLEGSCGKKFVKTLGLNLFGGDSHQAAFRILTDFRKGKFGYYSLERPPL, from the exons ATGTTTGCACAGTTAGCGCCATCGCCGTCTCCTTCTCCGGCGAATCTAAGCCACTTCGTTCAAGGTCGAAGCTTCCGAAAGTGTACTTACGCCGTATCCGCTTCTCTTCCCACTGCAAATTCTTCTCGTCCACCACCAATTCAG ATTGTTGGAGGAAAAGATTCGAATTTGGATGTCACAAGAAAGGATGATTCATCTGGGTTCAAATTAGAAGCAAATGAGGATGAAATTGATTGGATGAATCTAGAATCTGATATTCGTCTATGGACTAGAGCATTACGTCCTGTTCAG TGGTATCCAGGACACAtaatgaaaactgaaaaggaaCTTAGGGAACAGCTTAAGCTTATGGATGTTGTGATTGAAGTCCGAGATGCTAGGATTCCTTTATCTACCACTCATCCAAAG ATGGATGCGTGGCTTGGGAATAGGAAACGGATATTGGTATTAAATAGAGAAGATATGATATCAAACGATGATCGAAATGATTGGGCGAGATACTTTGCAAGGCAAGGAATAAAGGTCATTTTCACAAATGGCAAACTTGGGATG GGAGCTATGAAGCTAGGTCGGTTAGCAAAAAGTTTAGCAGGTGATGTAAATGGGAAACGCCGAGAAAAAGGACTTCTCCCTAGATCA GTTAGAGCTGGAATAATTGGATACCCTAATGTTGGAAAATCATCTTTGATCAATCGTCTATTGAAGCGCAAAATTTGCGCAGCAGCTCCTAGACCAGGTGTAACTAGAGAAATGAA ATGGGTCAAGCTTGGGAAAGATCTTGATTTGTTAGATTCACCTGGAATGCTTCCTATGCGTATCGATGATCAAGCAGCTGCTATAAAGCTTGCAATATGTGATGACATTGGAGAGAAAGCTTATGACTTCACTGATGTTGCTGGAATCCTTGTGCAGATGTTAGCACGGATTCCAGAAGTAG GCGCAAAGGCTCTTTACAACCGATACAAGATCCAGCTAGAAGGAAGCTGCGGTAAAAA ATTTGTGAAGACGCTTGGGCTTAACTTGTTTGGTGGAGATAGTCATCAAGCTGCATTTAGAATACTGACGGATTTTCGCAAAGGTAAATTCGGGTATTACTCGTTGGAGAGACCTCCACTCTGA
- the LOC104707804 gene encoding DAR GTPase 3, chloroplastic isoform X1: MFAQLAPSPSPSPANLSHFVQGRSFRKCTYAVSASLPTANSSRPPPIQIVGGKDSNLDVTRKDDSSGFKLEANEDEIDWMNLESDIRLWTRALRPVQWYPGHIMKTEKELREQLKLMDVVIEVRDARIPLSTTHPKMDAWLGNRKRILVLNREDMISNDDRNDWARYFARQGIKVIFTNGKLGMGAMKLGRLAKSLAGDVNGKRREKGLLPRSVRAGIIGYPNVGKSSLINRLLKRKICAAAPRPGVTREMKWVKLGKDLDLLDSPGMLPMRIDDQAAAIKLAICDDIGEKAYDFTDVAGILVQMLARIPEVGAKALYNRYKIQLEGSCGKKFVKTLGLNLFGGDSHQAAFRILTDFRKGKFGYYSLERPPL, encoded by the exons ATGTTTGCACAGTTAGCGCCATCGCCGTCTCCTTCTCCGGCGAATCTAAGCCACTTCGTTCAAGGTCGAAGCTTCCGAAAGTGTACTTACGCCGTATCCGCTTCTCTTCCCACTGCAAATTCTTCTCGTCCACCACCAATTCAG ATTGTTGGAGGAAAAGATTCGAATTTGGATGTCACAAGAAAGGATGATTCATCTGGGTTCAAATTAGAAGCAAATGAGGATGAAATTGATTGGATGAATCTAGAATCTGATATTCGTCTATGGACTAGAGCATTACGTCCTGTTCAG TGGTATCCAGGACACAtaatgaaaactgaaaaggaaCTTAGGGAACAGCTTAAGCTTATGGATGTTGTGATTGAAGTCCGAGATGCTAGGATTCCTTTATCTACCACTCATCCAAAG ATGGATGCGTGGCTTGGGAATAGGAAACGGATATTGGTATTAAATAGAGAAGATATGATATCAAACGATGATCGAAATGATTGGGCGAGATACTTTGCAAGGCAAGGAATAAAGGTCATTTTCACAAATGGCAAACTTGGGATG GGAGCTATGAAGCTAGGTCGGTTAGCAAAAAGTTTAGCAGGTGATGTAAATGGGAAACGCCGAGAAAAAGGACTTCTCCCTAGATCA GTTAGAGCTGGAATAATTGGATACCCTAATGTTGGAAAATCATCTTTGATCAATCGTCTATTGAAGCGCAAAATTTGCGCAGCAGCTCCTAGACCAGGTGTAACTAGAGAAATGAA ATGGGTCAAGCTTGGGAAAGATCTTGATTTGTTAGATTCACCTGGAATGCTTCCTATGCGTATCGATGATCAAGCAGCTGCTATAAAGCTTGCAATATGTGATGACATTGGAGAGAAAGCTTATGACTTCACTGATGTTGCTGGAATCCTTGTGCAGATGTTAGCACGGATTCCAGAAGTAG GCGCAAAGGCTCTTTACAACAGATACAAGATCCAGCTAGAAGGAAGCTGCGGTAAAAa ATTTGTGAAGACGCTTGGGCTTAACTTGTTTGGTGGAGATAGTCATCAAGCTGCATTTAGAATACTGACGGATTTTCGCAAAGGTAAATTCGGGTATTACTCGTTGGAGAGACCTCCACTCTGA